In the Acidobacteriota bacterium genome, CTTGATCTGGTCCTTGACCGGGCAGGCAGGATTGGCCAACTCGATGGTGAAGGCGACCCTGGAGCCCTTGACGGTGAGATTCTTCACGAAATTCATTCCGACGATGTCTTCCTGCAGGTCGGGGTCCCGGATGCTCTTGAGGGTTTGAAGCACCTGTTGCGGACTGACGCCGCCGTTTTTCTCGAATAAAGCCATTTCATCCCTTTCATCGCCCTGCCGGAGAGGCGGGCCCAGGCAGTCTGGAGCTGCCCCATGCGGTCAACGTCCGATAGTTTAGATGACTTGACCGAAGGGGAAAAGAGTTATCCACGAACGGGATCCACGAAGGGACACGAAGGGCCACCAAGGGGTTGGAGAAAACTCAAGTGGGATCTGCCGAAGGTCGGGAAGGCGGAGACTTAAACGGATTGATGAGTTGAGCTTTTTGCAAAGTTCGCAGCGGGGCAGGTCATCTTGCCCGCAAACCTGAGGTTTTGCCTTTTTTAATACTGGGTGCGATCTGGGGATAAATGCTGTCTAACCACAAAAAGCACAAAGGGCACAAGTTGTGTTTTTGTGCCTTTTGTGGCCATTCCCGGCAAACGTCCCTCCACTCTCCACTCTTCACACTTCTCACTTCAAACTTCTCACTTCAAACTTCTCACTTCACACTTCTCACCTCACTCTTCGGAAAATATTCCCTCCAACGCCGGTCGACGGTTCGTTCAACGTCAGGCGCAGAGGCGACCTCGGGGGGATAGGAGGGCTTCATTCTGGCATCCACCAGGATGGGAGCCTGGTAGCAGAGATGATGGCGCCGCACGGTGGTCTGAGCCGCATGGACGTCGGCGGCCGGCTCGAAGCGTGTGAAGACCGACCACAGGAAGCGGGAGGAGTCCTGGGATATGGAGGGGTCGTCGGTCAGGATCAGCAGGGGCCAGGACTGAAAGTCGGGCCAGCGGACCAGGCGTTCCGGTTGGCCGGGCTCCTCCGAGAAGCTCGATCCGCCGATCACCAGGCAACCGGGGCAGAAGGCGGCGACTTCTCCCACTCCGCCCGGAACCTCGCCCACAAACTGCCGGGGTAGTTCGCGCTTGGCTGCTCCCATCCCCAGCAGGATGGCCTTGCTTCCCCGATTGATCTGCGGTCCGCAACTGTCCAGCGTGTCCATGGAAAGGTTGGAGAGGACGAAGAAGTCCGTCTCCCACTCGATGCGCTCCAGAACGTGTTGCAGCAGGGCAGGGAAGTTCCTCAGGTCCATGGGTGTATCGGTCGCCATCAGAATTTTGGTCAGCGAGAGTTGGCCTTCTCCCAGGATTCTGAAAGCAGAGGTCATGGCTTCCCGGCCGTAGCGTTCCCGCACAACCGCCGCCGCCAGGGAATGAAATCCCGTCTCTCCGTAGCTCCAAAGGTCCCGCACTCCGGGCATGACCAGGGGGAACAGGGGACTGAGCAGTTCCTGCAGATAGTCGCCGATGAAGAAGTCTTCCTGTCTCGGCTTGCCCACCACGGTTGCCGGGTAGATGGCGTCCCGCCGGTGCATCAGCCGCTCCACCTGGAAGACGGGGTATTCGTGGGCCGGTGAGTAGTAGCCGTAGTGGTCGCCGAAGGGGCCTTCCGTGCGTCTCTGACGTGGCGGGACGCTCCCCTGCAGCACAAACTCCGCCTCCGCCGGAAAGGGGTGAGGGCTGCCTTCGGGGTGAACCATGGGGATACGGTGGCCACCCAGCAAGGAAGCCACCATCAGTTCTCCGACGTTCTCGGGGAGGGGAGCGATGGCAGCCAGGATCAGCGACGGAGGTCCCCCGAGGAAGACCGTGACCGGCAGCGCCTCGTTGGAGGCCTCGGCCAGGTCGTAGTGAAATCCTCCTCCCTTTTGGATCTGCCAATGCATGCCGGTGGATCGGGTGTCATAGACCTGCAGACGGTATATTCCCAGGTTGTGACTTCCATTGCCGGGGTGCTGGGTGTAGACCAGGGGCAGGGTAATGAAGGGACCGCCGTCTTCTTCCCACGTGGTCAGAATCGGCAAGCGGGAGAGGTCCGCGGGCTGCTGATTGCATTCCAGCGCCGATCCCCGCTGAACACTGCGAGTCCCCAGCTTGAGGGCTTCCCAGGCGAGGTTGCGGTGGCCCCAAAGGCGCCCCAACCGGGGTGGCAGCAGGGTCTGAGCCAAAGTGGCCACCTGTTGGACCAGTTGCTGGGGCCCCCTGCCAAAGGCCAGCTCGATGCGCCGCGCCGTGCCGAACAGATTGGTGACCACCGGAAACCGGCTTCCCCGGATGCGCTTGAACAGCAGGGCGGGACCGCCTTGCCCAATCACTCGCCGATGGATCTCGGCGGCCTCCAGATAGGGATCCACTTCGACCTCGATGGTCGCAAGCTGGTTCTCCCGCCGCAGGAGTTGCAGAAACTGTCGCAGATTTCCCAAGGGATGCCGAGTTGCCATGGGTTTCCACCCAAACGACCGAATGTGCCGGAATCAAGATACCACAGCCACCGGGCACGGTCACCACTCGGCGCTGTGCTAGACTCGCTGCATGCGTCGAGCCGGAGAGCACAGTTGGCAAGCCCGTGCCTTTGCCTGGGCCATAGCTCACGGAACCGATCCCTACGAGCGCTGGATGGCCGGGCGCAAGCGGGGCCTGCTCGGTGATCTCTCCGGAGAGGTCGTGGAGATCGGACCCGGAAGCGGCGTCAATCTGCCCTACCTGCCCAGAGAAGTCCGGTGGACGGGCATCGAGCCCAATCCCTGCTTCCACCCCTATATCCTGAAAGAAGCGGCTCGGCTGGACCGGCCGGTCCGCGTGAGAATCGGTGTGGCAGAGGATCTCGAATTAGAGGATGCAAGTGTGGATGCCGTGGTCGGAACCCTGGTTCTTTGCTCGGTGGATCGGGTGGAGGCGGTTCTGGAGGAGATCCTGCGCGTGCTCAAGCCCGGCGGACGCTACTGCTTTCTGGAGCACGTTGCGGCGCCGTCAGGCAGTTGGCTGCGACGGCTTCAGCGCGCGGTGCGTCCGGTGTGGAGCACCGTGCTCGACGGTTGCCGGCCCGATGCGGACACCCGGGTGCAGATTGCCCGAGCCGGTTTCTCCCAATTGAAGTGGGAGGAGTTTCAGGCGCCGTTGCCCGTGGTAAGTCCACACATCTGCGGTTTCGCCGAAAAAGGTCGGGAGGAAACTTGACACTCCAGTTCTTTCAAACGTATGATTTAATTTCTGCGTTCGATTGAGGTGAGTTTCCCTTGCCAACCGACACCCGAGATCAGATTCTGGATACGGCCGAACGACTCTTTGCCGAGTTTGGCATCGACGGGGTCTCGATCCGAACCATTACGGCGGAAGCTCGGGTGAACCTGGCTGCCATTCACTATCACTTCGGTTCCAAGGAGTCTCTGGTCAAGGAAGTCTTTGTCCGCCGTATCGATCCTCTCAACCGCGAGCGGTTGCGACTGCTGGACGATCTCCTCGCGCGCTCCCTGCCGCAAAAGCCCAAACTGGAGGAGCTGGTGCGTATCCTGGTGGGGCCACCGTTGCGCTTGTGGCTGCAGGCGGAAAAGGGCGAGACTTTCACCCGGCTCTGCGGCCGGATCTACTCCGAGTCCTCGGGGCCGCTCCAGACCATGTTCGTGGATCTTTTTCAGGAAGTGGTCCGACGTTTTTCGGCGGCATTCGAGCAGGCGGCTCCCGAGCTGCCCAGGACCGAACTCATGTGGCGCATGCACTTTGTCATCGGAGCCATGGTCCACACCTTGATGCAGGTTGGATTCGTGCGGCAATTGCGAGCCGAAGCCGGCGAAGGAAACGAGGTCGAGGCCAATATCGAGCGGCTGACCCGGTTCGCAACTGCCGGATTGCAGGCCCCGCTGGCGCAAACAGAAGTTTCGGAAATGGCAGGGCAGGGCAAGAGGGAGGTTTTGGGATGATCCGGCGCGGTCGGTGGGTTTGCGGTGTCTTGCTCGTGGTTACGTTGTCGGCCGGGACTGCCGGTTGTAATCGATCTCTGCAACGGCCTACACGAGCCTCGATCGTGAAAGTCCCCGATGCCTGGACCGGTGCGGAAGCGGTTCCTGCTGCCGGCCAGGGCGATTGGTGGAACTCTTTTGGCGATGAGGGTTTGGATGGGGTGG is a window encoding:
- a CDS encoding TetR/AcrR family transcriptional regulator codes for the protein MPTDTRDQILDTAERLFAEFGIDGVSIRTITAEARVNLAAIHYHFGSKESLVKEVFVRRIDPLNRERLRLLDDLLARSLPQKPKLEELVRILVGPPLRLWLQAEKGETFTRLCGRIYSESSGPLQTMFVDLFQEVVRRFSAAFEQAAPELPRTELMWRMHFVIGAMVHTLMQVGFVRQLRAEAGEGNEVEANIERLTRFATAGLQAPLAQTEVSEMAGQGKREVLG
- a CDS encoding methyltransferase domain-containing protein, translating into MRRAGEHSWQARAFAWAIAHGTDPYERWMAGRKRGLLGDLSGEVVEIGPGSGVNLPYLPREVRWTGIEPNPCFHPYILKEAARLDRPVRVRIGVAEDLELEDASVDAVVGTLVLCSVDRVEAVLEEILRVLKPGGRYCFLEHVAAPSGSWLRRLQRAVRPVWSTVLDGCRPDADTRVQIARAGFSQLKWEEFQAPLPVVSPHICGFAEKGREET
- a CDS encoding UbiD family decarboxylase, translating into MATRHPLGNLRQFLQLLRRENQLATIEVEVDPYLEAAEIHRRVIGQGGPALLFKRIRGSRFPVVTNLFGTARRIELAFGRGPQQLVQQVATLAQTLLPPRLGRLWGHRNLAWEALKLGTRSVQRGSALECNQQPADLSRLPILTTWEEDGGPFITLPLVYTQHPGNGSHNLGIYRLQVYDTRSTGMHWQIQKGGGFHYDLAEASNEALPVTVFLGGPPSLILAAIAPLPENVGELMVASLLGGHRIPMVHPEGSPHPFPAEAEFVLQGSVPPRQRRTEGPFGDHYGYYSPAHEYPVFQVERLMHRRDAIYPATVVGKPRQEDFFIGDYLQELLSPLFPLVMPGVRDLWSYGETGFHSLAAAVVRERYGREAMTSAFRILGEGQLSLTKILMATDTPMDLRNFPALLQHVLERIEWETDFFVLSNLSMDTLDSCGPQINRGSKAILLGMGAAKRELPRQFVGEVPGGVGEVAAFCPGCLVIGGSSFSEEPGQPERLVRWPDFQSWPLLILTDDPSISQDSSRFLWSVFTRFEPAADVHAAQTTVRRHHLCYQAPILVDARMKPSYPPEVASAPDVERTVDRRWREYFPKSEVRSVK